In Oryza sativa Japonica Group chromosome 1, ASM3414082v1, the genomic stretch TAATAAGAAGACAATGAAAAACAATTGGCAAGATATAATGGAGCAGCCCATTCCAATACTCAAGTAAAATTTCATCACCTTCGGTTGACCCGTAGAAAATGAAAACTGACTTATTGATCATCCTATGGAAATTCAGGACCGAGCATGATCAAAAGTAGTATTAGTTTTAATTTTAATCTCCCCAGCAAATCTCATCATCTACTAGGTTTTAGTTTCTTCACCGAACCCTATGAAATTGTTCTGAATGATCCAACTGTTGTTTCTTATGACACAAAATAGAATAAAGTAATCACTAAAACAGGAAGCAGGCCTTTTAGATAGTAGCAGTTGGCTGCTGATAGTACACTAAATAGATGTagcttgctagttgctacttCATTTTTTCACACCAAGAGAAGTACATATCCTattccaaaaaaagaaaaagaaaaagagaagtaCATATGGCCAGTTTCCTTGAACAGTTAAAATTCTTAATAATCTAGGTGAATGATAAAAATGAGAATAGAAAACTCACATTCTTCTTGTAGTTCTCATTCTCAGTTTTCAACTCATTGTTCTCCTTTTTCAGGACCTCGATCTCCTAGTTCTTCCACTCAACCGTTTGCACTGCATGCTCAAGATCCTTGGTCTTGAATTTGAGTTCCCACCTCAGATTCTCATTCTCTTGAGAGAGCCGTTCAGCTTCCTTAGCCAAGTCACTCAGATACTGAGCTGAACACAGAGAAGCCACACATTTCCAGGATCTCAGATTGCTGTGTGAACAAGAACAGGTGATGCAATTTAGTATGAAAGATTGAAATTCTATGTGTACCTTGAACCTTTTTGTTCTTGATCCCAACTTTGGAAGTCTGCACCTTCTGAGGTGTCACGGTTGCTTTCCTTTTCCTTCTTTCCAGCCCTCCTCCAGCCTGAACATAATCATCTTCAGAAACCTCCTCTGCATTAGAACATATTTCCAGTTAAATCTTTGTTACAATAAGCACATATTCTAGGAAAATTATAGGGGAAAAAATATTGGCTCTTGCAATTTGAGAACAGCATCAATGGCAGGGCAGTACtagattggaaaaaaaaaaagtttcgcCACGTTTTTGGGTTTGGGAATTTTAGGGgtttcaccccccccccccccttctaaAAAAAGGCTATTGCGTTTCCATCAAATTATTGCAAGAGTATTGGAATATATGGTGGAATAAATGTGTGGAGAACGTAAATAAGCTGCCTAATCTGTTGAATGATCGTTGATTAGGCTGGAATTAACTGCTGAAATGTAGCAATTGGCAAAACCCTAATTGTTTTTATCAAAGATTAGGCCCAGTGATGCGCTGGATGATCAATCCCCTATGCTATTAACCCATCTAAAAAGCATCCATGAACTccaaaaactctaaaaatggAGAGGCGATTACACTTGCGATTTCGAGAGGAGATGATCATGGCTGAAGTAAAACGAAATGTAATAAATGGAGATGATCTTCCTCTTACCACCACGGGAACGACGAGGCCTCTCCTTCTCGACGCACGAGTCCTTctccgtctcgccgccgccggggcccttcccctcctcgccaccctcctcctcaccatcatcatcaacatcgtcgtcgtcgtcgccgccgtcatcgaCGGCAGCATTCTTGAAGCGCACGGACCACGCATTGGCTTCGTCAGACACCGCGGCGGAGAGGTccccgcgtccgccgccgccggcggcggcggcggcggtcatgTCGGCGTGTCCCCGTAATCGGCGGGAGGAAGTGGGTTTTGCGTTGTGGCGATctttgttttttctctcctcgATTTCctcctctcaagtctcaactttATGTGATGCTCTCTAGAAAATCTtctgtgtaatttttttttttcatttgccgCTCTGCTGGTGTCTCTCCCGCGCCACTTACAAATTGTAAAATCTAGTAGAAGAATAGATAATGCTCCTAAACGGATGTCTAATGTGATTGGAAAAAATCTTACtcccttcccttcccgggtCCACAAGTTGAATGAATCAAAAGTGACGCTGACATGTGAGCCCGGGTgacaaataaaaatgaaaatttaGGAGTGGTATTTTGGGCATGTGCATTTTGGGAGGATGCTAGCCTCATTTTTCATCCATTGAGCTGGTGGACACGTGTGAACCTGAAGGAGACTTATATGTGGGTCTGGGTGCTAATGAGAATGAAAATTTGGGAGAGTGACATTTGAGCATATGCACATTGGGAGGGTGGtaaatagtaaattctcccaCGGCTCGTAGGCCCATTCTAACTGGAGTACTTCACAACGGGATTGTAGACTTCACAACTACCCAATGTGTCATCGTTCAATGTCTACAGTAGTAGTATCGATTTGTTGGTTAGTAGATTGTCTGATagcagaagaaaagagaagattgatAAGATACGTAATATTAGGTGAGCTATTGGCGTGTGATtagttgagtattaattatttcaaacttgaaaaatagattaatataactttttaaagtaactttcctatatatatattttttttataaaaaatacattgtttagcagtttgaaaaacgtgtacGTGAAAACAATGCACTTTCTCTCTCACATATGAATTAACTTGGCATGTCTCATGTGACAAAACTGAAAAGAATTTTGCCTTTTGTATGTTGGATTCATGACCAAAATTCAAAACATGAAGGACAAGAAAAGGAACAAAGGTACATAAAAATGAATAACTTGATCAACGATCGATTGATCACAGACAATGAGACAAGTATTCCTAGTTCTTGTTCATGTCCCAAAAGAACTTGTTTTAGGGGACATCCCATTTCCCTCACTGAGTACGCAGAAACTAACACTTCCACTACTGCTAGGACTACTAGATAACACATAAGTTCACATCATATGAAGATTAATTAAAGTGCAGAAATCCTCATGTTCTGAAGCAGATTTATGATTATTAATTAACTAACATAGACTGGCACCTAAAAGCGTCACTAGCAAGAAGCAAAATGAGGCATTGCTATAACCATCTTTCTGAATCCTAGCTCCAGGGCGTAAAGGCGTAAATTTGAAGATTTCTGAATCCTAATGTTAGTTGGAGTCGTCTCCTTCCTGTTCTTAATAAGACCTTCTTTGAGGGCAATTACGGTAGTCGTGGGTCGTATATTCCTCGCACCATCTGCAGCGCCTTGCAACTCTGGGTGGTTTTGTCTGCACACATGAAGATCATAAGTCAAAAGACATAGCTGCAGCAACTTGGTGGTTGACAGATTTACACTAAATAAATAAGGGTGGTACTAGAATGGCCATATATGGCATGAAAATGGTAGATTTACTTGCTGAATATTAAAGATCATTCAGTTACAAGTAGGTGCTACTTATAACAAATAAGAAGATTGCTTGCTCAAAGCAAAATGTGATGTTTATGAGAGACTAGACTAAAAAAATGGGACCAATCTAGGAAGGACTAGATTGATTTTGAATTAAGGAGGGGGTGAGGCTCGAACCCAGCCCGGCTAGCTCACAGCTTGCGTTGCTAGCCGGGAAGACCCCGGGCCTTTCTCGAGAGACTAGACTACACTGAAGAGAGTCAGTATCATATTCAGGGTATCGCATTACTACCTAAGATTGTTTAAGAAAACCATGTGATAGGTTAATACACAGATTGTTTCCATATGTTACTCTGTTTCCATGCTCTCAACTGATAGGTTCCTCAAATAATAAGAAAACAATCAATCATCAATAAGATATAATGGAGCAGTCCACTCCAACACTGTAAAATTTTGTCACCCGGTTGACCAGtagggaaaaaagaaaacagtTGTGAGTACAGCAAATTGAATTCTGCCTTCACCATATTGGTCAAGTATGATCAAAAGCAGTGTTAGTTTTCATGTTAATCATCCTGACATATTTCATCACCTATGGACTATGGTTTAATATCCTCACCTTATCAATCTTCCTATGAAATTGTTATGGATGACGCGAAATAGAAGAAATAACCATAACACAAAGAACGCCTTTTAGTAGTACTAGCATTTAGTTGAGAATACAAGAGATATCTAGCATGATACTCGAAAGAATCTAAAATGATTTCCTCCTCAGCTTATAGATCATCAGAACAAGGGGAGTTGGGGTTTGTCCCATCACCCTAggcttctctcttttttcttttgttattattattttagcaACAAATTTGTCAGTTGTGTGTGCCTAACAGTAGAGATTGGATATGTAAACCACGTCTATTGTGTAAGAAATATGTAGCATGCGACGTGATATCCTCACACCATGAAAATCATGTATTGCCAGTTTTTTCGCAGTGTTAAAAGTCTAGGTACATGATACTATGAAAGAAATGGGAAGAACATCATATAAAACTTACAGTCTTCTTGTAGTACTCGATCTCAGCTTTCAGTTCATCATTCTGCTTTTTCAGGGATTCAATGTCCTTGTTCTTCAGCTCCAACTGTAACCTGAGCTTCTGATTCTCTTCATGCTCGAGCTCCTTTGTCTTGAGAGCGAGCTGCAACCTCAGATTCTCATTCTCTTGAGAGATCCTTTGAGAATCCTGAGCCAGCACAAGAGCTGAATGCAGAGAAATCACAATTTCAGGGTATGCACCTCAATTTGCTGTGCAAATAAGAATAGATGACGCAGTTCAGCTTGTACCTTGAACTTCTTTGCTCTTGATTTCAACTTCagaaatctgcagctgatgagGTGTCTCAACTTCAGAAATCTGCAGCTTATGAGGCGTCTGAACTTCAGAAATCTGCAGCTTATGAGGTGtctcaattttagaaatctGCAGCTTGCCAGGTGTCACGGTTGCTTTCCTCTTCCTTCTTTCCAGCACTCCACCAACCTGAACATATTCATCTTCAGAAACTTCCTCTGCATTTGAACATATTTGCAGTTAATCTTGATGTTAAAAGAAGCACACATTCTCCACACAGCCAACGTCCAGGGGAAACAAaatgacagaaaaaaaaaagatatactcTTGCTATGACAACAATGGCTGCACtggattaaaaaattatattcttCCCCACATTTTTGGGGCTGGGATTTTCTGAGGCTTTCGGGGGAAAAAAGAGAATTTCCCCTAATCCTTACGTTCCATCAAATTACTGCAAGAGTAAAAGAATGACGCAATAAATGTGTGGAGCACGTAAATTAGCATCCTAATCTGTCAATCGATCATTGATTAGACTGGAATTAACGCCTGAAACAGCGAAATATAGCGGTTGACAAAACCCTAACTGTTCTTACCAAAGATCAGGGCTCTACGCTGTGCCGGATAATCGATCCCCACTGCTATTCACCCACCTAAAACTCTAAAAGCATCGATCGATGAACTCCAAAGACTAGAATGGAGAGGCAATTGCACTTGCGATTTCGAGAGGGGATGATCAATAACGAAACGTAAAGGCTGAGCTGAGAGGTCTTACCACCAGGAGAGGGAGAGCTACCACACGAACGCGGGCTACTCTGCCTCTCCTTCTCGCCGCATGAGCCCTTCCCCTCCGtctcgccggccgcgccgccctccccttcccctccctcctcctcctcctcctccaccaccacctcctcgtcgctctcttcctcctccacctcctcgtcatcgtcatcgtcatcatcaacGGCACCATTGTTGAAGCGCAGTCACCACAGCTTGGCTTCGTCGGTGactccggcagcggcggcggcggcggcgtcctcgcgTCCGGCCATGTCGGCGTCCCGGCCGGAGGAAGTGGGTGTTGCGCTGCGGCGAGGGCGAGCCCTCGctcctctctccttttttttctttttaataattattatttctcGCTTTTTTACTGCTCggtagtaaaaaaaattcagcTTCCCGCTTTGCGAATCTCTCTCCCCGCCCAAATTAATCTTTTTTACTTCCACTCCAAAATTGTGCTaaaatgtttcaaaatatatgtagtaAAAATCTAAAAAGGTTTAGAAAACAAAAATTATGACCGTCAAAAAAAGGCCAAACGGAAAAAGATAgagcaactactccctccgtcccagaatataagtatttctagcaataaatttagacatatatatgccaTTTATAGATagaagtttttatattttgagacggagataGTATAACTTAAAATATCGTGGACTTTTTCGATCTAAAAAATCGTGGATTATTTCGTGACTGGATGAAAATGAATCATCACGAGGCATTTGTTTGGTAGAAAAATATGTAAAGATGTGCCAAAACTGGGAAGTTAATGTTATATAATACCGGAGAAGTCtagaaatatattttatatttaaaagcaatttttatataaaaagttttttttaccgAACGCACCGTGTGtaagtttgaaaaacatgcgaACGAAAACCAAGACAAAATCTAAATCTTAACTAGAGTTTAAATCACATCATGAAGCAACCACCAAACCCGGCCCATAGACACGAGAATGCCCACTCGCATTTGCGATTTCGAAACGAGCGGGCATTATCTTATGGGTAAATTGGAactatgccattataattttgtaaagtttgagatatgccatcggtatctcaatggcATATAGAacccaatgacatgtgggtcaagatggcatatctcaaattttacaaaattataatggcatggttccaattttctctTATCTTATATGAGCCGCTCGATGGCTATAACTGAGGAGACATAAAACGGCCCATAACCATCAAAACGCTTTGGAATAAGATGACTCGAATTTAATATGTGaccctcaaccacaaaatcgGATAGCACGACTCCCCGAACTATTCAAatcagtgcaatttgactccctcagcggttttggagaGCGGTTTTACTGATGTgacgcttaggtggcattagaattaaaaatatttatttacgAATAGAGGGACTATACAAGACTCTCTGATGAATGCATGACTCCAGCATGAACTGTAAactcctaaaaaaataaaataggatAATCAAGAAATGCAAACAAGGATGCTATCAACACGCAGCCTGTCACTTGGTCACCTCTATCGGCTCTAGCCACAGCATGACTAACCACAACATCCAGATCACAGAAAAATTAGTAGCTAATCACTTAGATTTATGATGTCTTGGACCACGAAAGTATATCGAAATTATTACAGACGATTATTCTACAATTCAAAGGGACACAACACAGGATTATTTCTACAGCCTGACACTGACCATAACCATAATCATTATAACTAAGGATTGGCACAGCCTTATGGGCATCCATTGATCAATACACTAGTATTCATCAACTTAGACCCATCAATTGACCAGCGCCTCCAACCTGACCTGAGATGATAACAGAAGGCAGCAGCTCTTGATACCTAGCACCAATACCCAGCACCTCAAACCATCCTTCGCTTGCCTGTCAGCTTCTTCATCCATCGAAGGACGAACTTCACGGCCTCCTGCGCTTGCTGGTTGTCTCTATCTGTCCAAAGATGTACTTGAGCACCTCCTTCATTGTCGCCTTTCGGCCTTTCCTGAAGTTCCACAGCTCGGGCACAACATACCGTCCACTGGCATTGTACTCATTGACCTCGCTCAGGGCGGTCTTCACTGCATTGCACACATCGTCACCGTACTCGATCCACAAGTGCCGCAGCTTCGTGTCGTCATCATCTACAACTTCCTATAAAATTCGACGATGGTTACCACTTACGAAAAAAACCCTAGGGTCTAATGTCAGAGATGGTACAAGAGTAAAACATAGAACAGCAGAGCAAATACCTTATCTTCGCCATCAACCGTTATAATCTTATAAGGATGCCAGGATGGCTTCTTTATTTCCTCCTGCCAACTTGAGACCAGCTCCGCAGCTTTGGTCTCATAGTCATCGTTTCCGTACTTTCTCTTGCATGCATTTTGGAAAGGTTTCTCATCAAGTTCCCCCATCCTTTTTATCCCAATAGCAGTTCGCCCAGTTAGCATGTCCTCCAAACCCTGTCAATTGCAAATGATTATGATCATGTATGAAAACCTTTTCATGAATATCAATCATTAAAGAAATAAAGAACAGATAGGTATAAGGAATTTTGCCAATCATCATAGAGAAATGGAGTAATACCATTATCAGTTCTTTTCTGGCCTCTTGTAACTCATCGTTGCTTTCACGTTCTTTCTTCACCAGCTCTCCGCTCAATTCTTCCAAACGTTTCTTTTCATGTTCTAATCTTTCACTCAATTTCTCCATCTTATCATGAATATCCCCATcatcgtctccttccaaatgcTTCATCACTTGAAGTGTACCATTCAGCCGTGTTACTTCAAGCTCAAGCTGTTGTTTTTCATGCAGCTCTTTTTCCAGCTGAAGCATTCTTGCAAGGACATCTTCCTTTTCCCTCTGTTATTTTTAAGGTGTATCAGTGAGTCAATTCTCATCATAAGAGAATACAGTCCCGCTAAACAGGAAAAAATaacagaagtaaaaaaaaaagtttcaaacCTTCTGATCCTCAACTAGCTTCATTACATCTTCATCAGCCCTCTGCTGTTCTATGCTTGCTAGCTCAAGTTCACTATTATCATCCTTTGCCTATACATTACATTTCAGGAAGTAAGCATATATATTACATACAGTATTTGCAGTACACACTTGGGTTATCATAACAGAAACATTCAATACCTCAAAATAAGTGTATTGCAAATCATGTAAATTAACAGTATAGCCTAGGCATGATACTTCACCAGAGGTGCATATGATCGTAGCTTAGTATTTCACCTAGATAGTTCATTAGATTACCTTTTGCTTCTGATCATCAAGTTTTTTCCTGTCGCTTGCATTCTCAGCTGTTATCTTTTCAAGCTGCTTAGCACGTGAATTCAATTCTCTCCTCCTGCTATCTAATTCAAGCTTCAAGTTTTCATTATCCTGGAAAACTCTTAAAGCATAATCACGAGCTCTCCGGTGTAGATTGCGCATTTCTGAAATGGAAATATAAATGTTGTTACAACGTCGTACATTGATGTCTTAGacagtttttattttattttataacgaAATGAAAATACAATTACTAGCTAAGCGATGAAAGTTAATGATTAGGATTATTATTGTGTTTGTCCCTGTTACCAACATTTATCTAACCAGGTTGGTCTTGTGGTATATGGTAATAGCATACAACAAAACAAGAAAGGAATCACATAGATAATGGCAGACCTGACCACTATTTGTCTAACAGTCTAACCAACTAAGAGGATGCTATTTCTCTAAATAATCCATGTCTAATATAAAGGCTGAAGCTAAATAGCCCAACAGTTGCAGTGCAGAGGGCTCCTCCACAATCAATCATTTGAGTATTTGACATGTGCCTCTAGGACAAAGAGACAATCCATCATTTGCTGCTTCTGTGTAGATTC encodes the following:
- the LOC9271871 gene encoding centromere-binding protein 1, which gives rise to LRFNNGAVDDDDDDDEEVEEEESDEEVVVEEEEEEGGEGEGGAAGETEGKGSCGEKERQSSPRSCGSSPSPGEEVSEDEYVQVGGVLERRKRKATVTPGKLQISKIETPHKLQISEVQTPHKLQISEVETPHQLQISEVEIKSKEVQALVLAQDSQRISQENENLRLQLALKTKELEHEENQKLRLQLELKNKDIESLKKQNDELKAEIEYYKKTTKPPRVARRCRWCEEYTTHDYRNCPQRRSY